Below is a genomic region from Triticum dicoccoides isolate Atlit2015 ecotype Zavitan chromosome 5A, WEW_v2.0, whole genome shotgun sequence.
ATCAACCTCATGATTTTGTGTCTTTGTTGGTGGGAACTTGGTATCATGGAGAAGAAACAAGTTGTTGTGTGCACCTAAACTGTCGAGGCCGAATATAGAGCTATGGCTCAAGGGCTAAGTGAAAGGTTGTGGACAAGAAATTTATTAGAAGAATTGAAGATATTGAAGACTGGTTGTTTGAATGTGTGGTGTGATAACAAATCAGCAATCAGACATAGCAAAAAAATTAGTGCAGCATGACAAAACTAAGCATGTGGAAATAGATAGATTCTTCATCAAATAGAAGTTAGATGTTGGGATCATCAAGATAGAGCATGTGAGTTCAGAGCAATAAATTGCAGACTGCTTGACAAGGATTAGGAACTAAAGTATGTAGTCTGGCGTGTGACAAGATGAGAATAATAGATATCTATCACCCCTCTTGAGGGGGGGGTGTTGAATGGAgccccatattttgcaggtcaggCCCATTCCAATGAGTGGCCGCCCTAGACCAGGAGGTGCGCGAAGTTGTGCAAGACACATCCGCAAGAGCCATTGACTCGGCAGGCCCCTCCTCTGCTCAACACAAAACAACCCCGATGTTAAGCAAAACACCTTCCTTGCAGCAGCGACCAATTGATGGACCACGCATAACGTGCGTCCCATTTAATGTCGGTCTGGTGTGAATTAAATGCGCCAAAGGGGAAGGGGGCTGATATATTTCGTACAAGAGAGTTGCATGTGTATTTTTGTGGGCTTTTTTGCGTATTTTTTCTTTGAGATTTTTTTACGTCCTATTTTTTCCTTCGGTTCAGTCGATTTCTACCGTGGAGAAGAACAACACCCGAGTTGGAGACGGGGACGCCACGGCATCGCTGGTGAAGGCGAGGAAGCAAATTGACAGGTGCGGGTGGGGGCCTCTTAGTTTTGACCGCCGTTCAGATTAGACAATTGGTCGAGCTCAAGACAGGGACGTTGCGGCTGGCCACAGCATCACCTACGAGGGGCAAGAGCATGCCAGGACCTCGCAGGAGACGGGCACGCCGCAGCGGCGGAGGCGGGGAAGCGGCATGACAAGTGCAGGTGGGGACTTCTAGTttggaggaggtggaagcagggcAAGATCTATTTTTCTAAAAGATCTATATATGTAATTACAAAACCGCACGGGCTGGTCGTGTGCACCCCAGTTAGCAGTGCCCTTAAGTAAAGAAACAGTTGTGAAAAATGGCAAGTTCCTCAACATACCTCTAGGAATGTGATCTTGAGCTGATTAGATGGCTTGATTACCACGCTTACAAGTTCTGACCTACATTAAAAACAGGAAGAAGGTTCTCTGCATTAGGCATATTCGAATGTAATCCTCTATTTCTAAATAGTTGCAACCCACTGCCTTTTTTTCTTAACCGTGCAAGCACGCCACATGCATGCGTGCGACGTCATCATTATGTCATCTCATGCATGTTGTGTGAAGAATCCTCTATTTCTAAATAGTTGCAACCCACTGCCTATTTTTCTTAACCGTGCAAGCACGCCACATGCATGCGTGCGACATCATCATTATGTCATCTCATGCATGTTGTGTGAAGAATTAGTTAGAGATGGCGCTATGCATTGATTGCATAAgagctagtacaatagtgggcttatagccatgtcatttttgcctatgtggagggagatgtgaaaaagtaaggggagttggctctcatgcaagagcctagctatattcgCATTTCCAGGTAAATGCAATAAATGTGAAGGAAGAGGTAGAGAGAAGATGAAAAAAAAGTACTAAGGTAATAGCCAACCTCATAGACCACATTATTGTATGAGTACCTATAGAtggtggctatagatgacatggcagttccttatggCCATcagttggctatattattaaccatgctatcATGCCATCTCATGCATGTGGTGTGGACAACTGATTGAAAGTGAAAAGAGTAAGTGGAGAAGGCATGTGCATAGAACTATTGTGAAGAGGTACAGGGAAAAGAGTAAGTGGAGAAGGCATGTGCATAGAACTATTGTGAAGAGGTATAGGGTAATCACAGGCCGCGTATCCAAGATCTTAAATCAATTATTTAAAAGAAACTCTAGATTGGTTTCAGAGCTTTTTTGGGATGAGCCTAGCAAATGAAAGAAAGTGAACACCATATATCAACCGACATGAGAGAAAAAAAATCATTAAATCAGTTTaacttacccgcaaaaaaaaaagtttaACTTACGGACAAAAATCTCAAACGATTAAAGTGCTAACTTAACATAATTTGTGTTTGCGGTGTGGTAACAATATTTCGTAGCTAGGAGTACATCTAAGCTTTCACGCAGGAAAGCCCAGAGAATAATATAGTTCCTTTACTTTCCTAATTTTCTAGCCAAAATTTATAAGTTTACTCCCTCCATCCGGTGAAGAGTGTGTGTTTGGCTTtaaaatttgtccacaaaagagtgtacttctatatttccaatgcactttaaagtaggaaaaaatacttctctctcatcacacggtaatcaagaccaataacattctacacatggtcttcttaatttctacatgcacttagctcattgggggttggataattaaagaggagagagatggtggcTTGCACCTTTCCAATGCATATTTTACTTCACTTcataatttgtcctaaaatttcTAGATGTACACTCTTCATCGGACGGAGGAAGTAATCATTAAAATATAAACATTTCACACAGCTGTAAATGCAACAGGTCTGTAGCTGGTATGTCGAAAGGGGCCTTGCTTACCTACCTATCTGGAGATGCGAACCGAGCTGCGTACGCCCTGACCTTGGCCTTGTCGCCATAATAGGTCATGGCGGCGCTGAAATCCTGAAATGCAGCCGAAAACAAATCTTGAGCTCACCCCAAAATTGCTATGAAAATCTGAAGCAGGGTAGGGAGAAAAGTAGACGAGACCGGTCACCTCGGGCTCCAAGATGTCGTCGAAGGACGGCGGCACGCGGATGGAGAAGCCGCTGCCGTAGTACTGCCACCACGACCTCGTGTTTGCGATGCCGACCAACAACGAGGTAGCCCCGCCGTTTGGAGGGTGAAGCGTCGGTGACTGTGACGCCGAAGGGAGCCCCTCATCTGCCGCAGTAGCGGCGGCGGGGCTCATTGCGGCTGCGGCAGCGGAGGCGGTGTAGACAGCGAAGTCGCGGCGTGTGGCGTCGCACCGGTAGAGCGGGCGCGCGGGGGTGGGTTTGTGGCATAGCCGTGGTGGCTTTGGATAAGGAGGCGAGGGGGCGAGGGGAAGCACGGCGGGGGTCATGGCGCACCACGCCCAGCGGGACACTCACGGGAGTCGGACGTCGGTCTATCCGTGTGAAGAAAGAACCCATTCTTTCTTTGCTTACTTCCCACCATCCAAATTGTTTTTTAAACATCAGCTTTATTGATCACATAACCAAAgatataagagcaactccaacgggccgacccaaacggacggcgcttTTATCCGCTTTTTGTTCGTTTGGCTCGGCCCGATGGACACAAGCGTCCGACGCTATGTTTGGGTCGGCGCGAGCGTCCAACGCTGGCCTGACTAATTTCATCGGCGCGCCAAAAAAAAGTATTGCAAGCATTTTGAAAATAAAAACATGCATTTAATTAAACATAaaagccggccacgaaggccgGCGAAAGTCCACATTACATTAACTAAAACACTAAACatcctcgtcggcggcggcgtctACGTCGGGACCGGTGAGGTCGATCAACGTCAGCGCAGGGTCGGCCCAGGGGAACGCCGTGTTCCAGACGGCGGTGATGTCGGGCTTTGCCGCAGCTGCCTGGGCCTGGCGCGCCTCCTTTTCGGCCTCGCGCTCGAGCATCTGCAGGCGCTCGCCCTCCCGGCGGTCCTCGGCAAGCCGAACACGGCGCCAGTGGTCGAGGTAGACCGCCTCCTGCTTCTCCGTCGCCCAGAGCCAGATCGACGGAGCGTTGACCCACTCACGGACTACTCCggtccaggagtagcgctcgaGGTAGGCCGGCTCCTCCGGCTCGGCTTTGGACggggacggcggggccaccggcggcaTGACGCAGTCGCCCATCgcggagagggccatggcctccgcCATGGCTGCCTCGAATGCCGCCTCGTCCGCCTccctccaccgctcctcctcctcgctctcctTGATGGCCGCCTGGTAAACGGCCTCGGCCTCCCGGTCCTTATCGCGgacgacgagcgcgggcggcggcaggCTGTGGTCGATGCCGCGGACGCCGCGTCGCCTCGCCTtctcgtgctcgaaggcgaaccatcGAGCCCAGTTGAGCGAGTCGACGGCGAAGCGCGGGTCGGCGCGCTGCTCCGACGTCAGCAAcgcccgccggcgccgcacctccttCGCATGGACCCTGGCCATCCGggcgccgccggcactgggatcctctccGGATCCAAATGCCAGTCATGCGGCAGCGTCACGTCCGGGTACGACAGAGGCACACGGTGGTGCCAGTGCCACTCGGCCTGGTGCAACGGCACGTTGATGCGCTGCCTCTGCCGGGGAACGCGCGCCGGCGCggggagggaggggagggagggggaatGGCGGGCGGGGGCTTTGCCCTTGCGGCTGCTGCCGATGCCGGAGAAGAAACCCATACTGGTGGTGGCTAGGGTTGTCGCCGGCATGGGGGCAAGGGTGGCCAGATGGGGACGGGGGCGAGTGGTAGTGGATGAGGACGGCCCTGCCGCACGCccggcttaaaaaaggacgaccACCGTCGCTGACGCATGGGCCCAAGGTAGGCAGTCGTCATAAATTATGTTGACCAAGGTAGTTGGACGGCAGCCAGGTGAGGACGCGGCGGACGACGAGGAGACGTGCGGCGCTTCCGCGCCGACGCATTCCAGGCACAATTTGGGGCCGGAAATGGGTCAGCGCGGACGTCGGGCGGACACGATTTGAGTTTGGGTCGACGCGTTGGGCCGCCatttttgtccgcgccgacccaaacgaacgcGGGCGAATGAAATGGAtcgccccattgaagttgctctaagAGTCTTCCGGATACGATCCGAAATAGAATGAAAAATAACTAGATTAGACAAATTCTTACAAGACTTAGCTAATAGATGAGTATCCACATTAACTTGCTGACGAACATGCTTGAATTCCGCAGACACAAAGCCCCTTAAAGCAAACTTGATATCATTAATCACCGTACCGATACTGGAACGAACAAAATTTTGCCAGAAATAATTCTATTTACCAGCGATTGGCAATCTGATGCAAataaaatatttgaaaaatgttcatcatttgccaGGTATACAACCCTTCGTAGAGCTGGCGCCTCAGCTAGTTCAGACTCCATCGTGCCTTGAATAGGTTCAAAACATGCAGCAACACATCTACCTTCATGGTTTAAGGCCACCACTCCAGCACCTGACATGTTTATATCTAAAAAGATTGCAGCATCCGAGTTGATGGCAATAACACCAGGCGGCGGTGGAGTCCATATTGGATTGGGTGAAGAAGACTCACGCCTAATGAAAGGTATTTGGATATAGAGATGCTGCAGAATCTAATCAGTATAAGCACGGATTTTCTCAATTGTAATACAAGGATGTGGAGCTTCTAACGAATGCCGCGCATCATTTCGTGCTTCCCATAAGTGCCATAAAGAAACAGCCAGAACCATGGCTTCTTTGTCAGAAGATCTtgagagaaaataaaaaagccaAAGTTTGGTATTCCTGAAAGAAGAGCGACGAAGCTGAATGACAGACCACTCCTTGATCGCATCCCAAACAGTTTTTGCACGTGGACAAAAAAGTATGGCGTGCTCCACGCTTTCCAGTCGCCCATAGAAGCAACAACACGCAGCATCAGGAACATGGTGGTGTTGCAATTGAGCCCCAGATGGAAGGCAATCATGAGCGAAACGCTAAAGTGCGACCTTCATTTTGTTGGGTGCTTTAATAAACCATATCGCCTTCCAACTCTTCTCCTCAGCAGCCACACTCGAGGATTGTCTAGAACCACAGCTGCTGCGAGTTTCAAGAAAATGCGTCGATCGCGCCATATTGTATGCAAATCGCACCGAATATTCACCAGACATAGTGAGAGGCCAGCTTGCAAAATCCACACCACCATGCCTGCTTATAGGAATGCGGAGAATTTCTGCAACAATATCATCACGGAGAAAGGCCCTAACAGAATCTTGATTCCATGTACTAGATTCC
It encodes:
- the LOC119300715 gene encoding uncharacterized protein LOC119300715; translation: MTPAVLPLAPSPPYPKPPRLCHKPTPARPLYRCDATRRDFAVYTASAAAAAMSPAAATAADEGLPSASQSPTLHPPNGGATSLLVGIANTRSWWQYYGSGFSIRVPPSFDDILEPEDFSAAMTYYGDKAKVRAYAARFASPDRSELVSVVIKPSNQLKITFLEAKDITELGTLKEASKLFVPGGAKIYSARTIKVKDQEGIRTYYFYEFRFDRQHVALMATVDSGKTYIAAATAPETRWETDGVTLRSAAVSMSLV